A region of Drosophila mauritiana strain mau12 chromosome 3L, ASM438214v1, whole genome shotgun sequence DNA encodes the following proteins:
- the LOC117139976 gene encoding uncharacterized protein LOC117139976 — protein MAIPFFEEEHTSKSEPSGDQVDSPMAFSIDPGHDQVDFEGPPSAAEELPPPGATSEPVAPPSAEEQLLAWKFLAITMCKVLKQFYLQHKSSGKSSKLKATVQIQPQAQ, from the coding sequence ATGGCCATTCCATTTTTCGAAGAAGAGCACACCTCGAAATCGGAACCCAGTGGCGATCAAGTCGATAGCCCCATGGCTTTCTCCATAGACCCCGGACATGATCAAGTGGACTTTGAAGGACCTCCGTCTGCAGCAGAGGAACTCCCGCCACCAGGAGCAACAAGTGAGCCAGTTGCGCCTCCGAGTGCCGAGGAGCAACTGCTGGCCTGGAAATTCCTGGCCATCACCATGTGCAAGGTCCTGAAGCAATTCTACCTACAGCACAAGTCATCCGGAAAATCCAGCAAACTAAAGGCCACTGTTCAAATACAACCGCAGGCGCagtaa